GATGACCCAGGGCGGTCGGGACAAGATGTCCGACAGGTGCGAATGTGATCGCGCTGTCGAGTTTCTCCGGTGGATTTTGATCAGATGTGCCAGTCCAGGACGCGCCGAGTTCTTCGGCCAGTTTTCGATGATGCTCGCCTCTCGAGAAAACGTACACCTCGCAATCCCAGTGACGAGCGACCTGTATGGCAATATGGGCGCTGGCCCCGAAACCATACAACCCCAGCCGTGCGCCCGGCTTGATTTCGCTCAGTTTCAACGAACGGTACCCGATAATTCCGGCACACAGCAGGAGGGAGACATTTTCATCAGAAAACTCATCCGGCAGTACATATGCAAAACCTTCATCGACTACCATGTATTCCGCATAGCCTCCATTGGCGTGAAGCCCGGTAAACCGGGCTTTTGGGCACAAGTTCTCGAGACCGTTCAAGCAGTAGTCGCATTTACCGCAGGTATGATACAACCAGGCTACTCCCACCCGTGCGCCGGGTTGATGCAACGTCGCTTTGGGCCCCAGTTTGTCGACTTTTCCGACTACCTGGTGGCCGGGTGTCAATGGAAGCAGGGGGAGCTCGAGATCTCCCTCGACCGTATGCAGGTCGGTATGGCAAACTCCGCAGACATCGACTTTAATCCTGATCTGTCCCGATGCTGGTTCGGGTACTGGCAGTTCGTGCGGTGCAAGCGGATTGCTGGATATATCGTTTGGTTTATCGAATTGATAGGCAAGCATCTGAGATCCTCCTCTTCCAAGCAAGATATAAAAAACAGGAGGTTATTACAATATATAATGAAAGGACTTCGAGGCATAAAAAAACCATCCGGGGGATTCCCCCCGGATGGTAGGATTTATAGTAACTGCGTTACTATTCTACTGTGAGCAATCGGCAGGAGCCGTGCCACCGGCGAAAGCGAAGTTGATGATGTAGACAGCGTCAGAAACATCAACAGCTTCGTCGCAGTTAGCATCGGCAGCACCGATCGGATCCGGAGCGTCGCCACCGGCGAAGGCGTAATTGACGATAAAGACAGCGTCGGAAACGTCAACACTGCTGTCGCCATTAGCATCGCCAGGAATGAAGGCGGCGTCAGGATAGTAGTTGAATTCACCGTCGGAAGTCTCAGCCGTATACTTCAGGAAGAACAGGTCTTCGGTCGGAGCAGAGCCCTTGGCATACGGGTTGATCGGGGAACCGAAGTAGTTCACGATATTGATAGCATTATTGGCAAAGACATCGGACAGGCACATCTGCCAATCTGTACAGGAGGCCGGGTTGGACGGATCGCAGTCGTAGTTCCAGCCGGTGCTGTGCAGATGGTAGCAAGCATCACAGATTACGCACATATCATAATCCATGCTCTGGTTTTCCTCACCGTCAGTGTAGGTGTAGATATAATCGACACCGCAACCGAGCTGAGTGAGGTTGCAATGGGCCTGACACATCGCGGCGGCCAGCGGAGTATCATGGCGCGGATTCACGATAGCATCGATAGCGTCATGAAGGGCGACGAAGTCG
Above is a window of Candidatus Zixiibacteriota bacterium DNA encoding:
- a CDS encoding zinc-binding alcohol dehydrogenase family protein, yielding MLAYQFDKPNDISSNPLAPHELPVPEPASGQIRIKVDVCGVCHTDLHTVEGDLELPLLPLTPGHQVVGKVDKLGPKATLHQPGARVGVAWLYHTCGKCDYCLNGLENLCPKARFTGLHANGGYAEYMVVDEGFAYVLPDEFSDENVSLLLCAGIIGYRSLKLSEIKPGARLGLYGFGASAHIAIQVARHWDCEVYVFSRGEHHRKLAEELGASWTGTSDQNPPEKLDSAITFAPVGHLVPTALGHLRPGGTLAVNAVHLSPIPQFDYSLIYEERTLRSVANFARRDATEFLKTASEIPIKTEVEVFELSKANQVLKKLKESKLKAAAALKIER